The proteins below are encoded in one region of Sinorhizobium meliloti:
- a CDS encoding DctP family TRAP transporter solute-binding subunit, with the protein MKLGISKISRGLAATVIAGIVGLSAHSAAMAETMIRLGHVLADTHSWHKASTDFAKEVSEKTEGRVKIEIFPSGQLGTEKEVIEGMQIGTIQGGLIGSGSFQFVEPKFGIIEMPYAWTSREQAFAALDGKLGTALADLLRPKGIEVLAWWENGFRNITNNKHPIVKPADLAGIKIRVTPDKVRLATFERLGAQPAPLAFGELYSALQQGVFDAQENPLSIIDASSFYEVQKYVSMTGHIWGAACLTVSSMTWAQVSPEDQAIVKEAAVKWGNAQRQMVADNEVALIEKLKSKGMQFNEVDKAAFVDALKPIWESEKDVFGPELLEVMDSYRK; encoded by the coding sequence ATGAAACTGGGCATTTCGAAAATTTCACGCGGTCTTGCCGCCACCGTGATCGCTGGCATTGTCGGCCTTTCCGCTCATTCTGCTGCCATGGCCGAAACGATGATCCGTCTCGGCCATGTGCTTGCCGACACCCATAGCTGGCACAAGGCCTCGACGGACTTCGCCAAGGAGGTCTCGGAGAAGACGGAAGGCCGCGTCAAGATCGAGATCTTCCCCTCCGGCCAACTCGGCACGGAGAAGGAAGTCATCGAGGGCATGCAGATAGGCACCATCCAGGGCGGCCTGATCGGCAGCGGCTCCTTCCAGTTCGTCGAGCCGAAGTTCGGGATCATCGAGATGCCCTATGCCTGGACCAGTCGCGAGCAGGCCTTCGCCGCGCTCGACGGCAAGCTCGGCACGGCGCTTGCCGATCTGCTTCGGCCGAAAGGCATCGAGGTTCTCGCCTGGTGGGAAAACGGCTTCCGCAACATCACCAACAACAAGCACCCGATCGTCAAGCCGGCCGATCTCGCCGGCATCAAGATACGCGTAACGCCGGACAAGGTTCGGCTTGCGACGTTCGAACGTCTCGGCGCGCAGCCGGCGCCGCTGGCCTTCGGCGAGCTATACTCGGCCCTGCAGCAGGGCGTGTTCGACGCGCAGGAAAATCCGCTCTCGATCATCGATGCCTCGTCGTTCTACGAAGTACAGAAATACGTTTCGATGACCGGTCACATCTGGGGGGCCGCATGCCTGACCGTGTCGAGCATGACCTGGGCGCAGGTTTCCCCCGAGGACCAGGCCATCGTGAAGGAAGCGGCCGTCAAGTGGGGCAACGCGCAGCGCCAGATGGTTGCCGATAACGAGGTCGCGCTGATCGAGAAGCTGAAATCGAAAGGCATGCAGTTCAACGAGGTGGACAAGGCTGCTTTCGTCGACGCCCTGAAGCCGATCTGGGAAAGCGAGAAGGACGTCTTCGGTCCCGAGCTGCTTGAAGTCATGGACAGCTACCGCAAGTAA
- a CDS encoding BON domain-containing protein — protein MPRHPDYGRYDPYGRRDWARRDWENERHRDPYNYGSERRGRARSRFDEDVEPRGADYESSMSWPTGSYRGGESERERWNDDDYDRRGRERYFRDYHGPGYGYRGEGRYRGYGGYGETRDYRRDRDFLDRASDEVASWFGDEDAERRREMDRHRGKGPKGYRRTDGRIQEDVSDRLSDDGALDASNIEVSVTNGEVQLHGSVSSKWAKRRAEDCAENVSGVTNVQNNLRIETADTGTVQQNPNLTDLS, from the coding sequence ATGCCCAGACATCCGGACTATGGCAGATACGATCCCTACGGCCGTCGCGATTGGGCCCGCCGCGACTGGGAGAACGAGCGCCACCGCGACCCTTACAACTATGGATCCGAGCGCCGCGGTCGGGCGCGCAGCCGCTTCGATGAGGATGTCGAGCCGCGTGGCGCCGACTACGAGAGCTCGATGTCGTGGCCGACCGGGAGCTACCGCGGCGGCGAAAGCGAACGCGAACGCTGGAACGACGACGACTACGATCGCAGGGGCCGCGAGCGTTATTTCAGGGATTATCACGGGCCCGGTTATGGCTATCGCGGCGAGGGCCGTTACCGCGGTTATGGAGGTTACGGCGAAACACGCGATTATCGCCGCGACCGCGATTTTCTCGACCGCGCCAGCGACGAGGTCGCTTCCTGGTTCGGTGACGAAGATGCCGAGCGCAGACGGGAGATGGACCGGCACCGGGGCAAGGGTCCGAAAGGCTACAGGCGCACCGACGGCCGCATCCAGGAAGATGTCAGCGACCGCCTGAGCGACGACGGCGCTCTCGACGCCTCCAACATCGAAGTGAGCGTGACGAACGGCGAAGTACAGCTCCACGGGTCGGTGAGCTCGAAATGGGCGAAACGCCGCGCCGAGGACTGTGCCGAAAACGTATCCGGGGTCACGAATGTACAAAACAATCTGCGCATAGAGACGGCGGATACCGGCACTGTCCAGCAGAACCCGAACCTCACCGATCTTAGTTGA
- a CDS encoding DUF2934 domain-containing protein gives MDELRDMDNEREELIRRRAYAIWEQEGRPDGQHQRHWEQAAREMQGPEMQGPEMPGQETQRDGSAPESEVQANGSRRREKQTAARAGAPASPEGNPAARPDGGR, from the coding sequence ATGGACGAGCTAAGGGATATGGACAACGAACGGGAAGAGCTCATCAGGCGCAGAGCCTATGCGATCTGGGAGCAGGAGGGACGGCCGGACGGGCAGCATCAGCGCCACTGGGAGCAGGCGGCCAGAGAAATGCAGGGACCGGAAATGCAGGGACCGGAAATGCCAGGACAGGAAACGCAGAGAGACGGCTCCGCGCCGGAGAGCGAGGTCCAGGCCAACGGCAGCAGGCGGCGCGAAAAGCAGACCGCGGCGCGGGCTGGGGCACCCGCTTCGCCCGAAGGAAATCCGGCGGCTCGCCCGGACGGTGGGCGCTGA
- a CDS encoding DNA topoisomerase IB — MARATSVDVLECPPCVIADGPRNLAAAGHVPEETGLVYVSDSEPGIRRQRRGKGFVYRMPDGSIVTDPLIKSRIAALGLPPAYDNVWICLEERGHLQATGYDARGRKQYRYHSEWQALRSADKFAQLVEFGKALPKIRRTIRRHMQGDVENMQTVLAALVALLDEAHLRTGNQAYVQANGSYGATTLLKRHLRLGDGFIELKFIGKGGKRVQRLLRRPKLQQLLEEIADLPGRQLFVWKDENDVLRPVDSGRLNRYLSDVAGTAVSAKTFRTWGGTLAAFTAARTSIEQGEWPTIKQMSEAAASVLHNTPAISRSSYIHPDVLALADKSASISARQLQARGRLDSELRVEEQRLLSFLQRSARSRARQAKSVAEERRASS, encoded by the coding sequence ATGGCTAGAGCAACGTCGGTCGACGTGCTCGAATGTCCGCCTTGCGTGATCGCGGATGGTCCGCGGAACCTGGCGGCGGCCGGTCACGTGCCCGAGGAAACCGGGCTCGTCTATGTCAGCGACAGCGAACCGGGCATCCGGCGGCAAAGGCGTGGCAAGGGGTTTGTCTACCGAATGCCGGACGGCTCGATCGTTACCGATCCGTTGATCAAAAGCCGCATAGCGGCGCTGGGCCTGCCGCCTGCCTATGACAACGTCTGGATCTGCCTCGAAGAACGGGGGCATCTGCAGGCTACGGGCTACGATGCGCGCGGACGAAAACAGTACCGCTATCACAGCGAGTGGCAGGCTCTCAGGAGCGCCGACAAATTCGCGCAACTGGTGGAATTCGGCAAGGCATTGCCCAAGATACGCCGCACCATACGGCGCCACATGCAGGGCGACGTGGAAAACATGCAAACCGTGCTCGCTGCGCTGGTGGCCCTGCTGGACGAAGCCCATCTGCGCACCGGCAACCAGGCTTACGTGCAGGCCAATGGGAGCTATGGTGCCACGACGCTGCTGAAGCGGCATCTCAGGCTGGGCGATGGCTTCATAGAGCTGAAATTCATCGGCAAGGGCGGCAAGCGCGTCCAGCGCCTGCTCCGCCGCCCCAAATTGCAGCAGTTGCTCGAAGAGATCGCGGATCTGCCGGGCAGACAGCTTTTCGTTTGGAAGGATGAAAACGACGTCCTGCGGCCGGTCGATTCCGGGCGGCTCAACCGGTACCTTTCAGATGTGGCCGGAACAGCGGTTTCTGCAAAGACATTCCGGACCTGGGGCGGCACTCTCGCGGCTTTCACGGCCGCCCGGACTTCGATCGAACAGGGCGAGTGGCCGACGATCAAACAGATGAGCGAAGCGGCTGCGTCCGTTCTTCACAACACCCCCGCCATCAGCCGGAGCAGCTACATTCATCCCGATGTGCTCGCTCTCGCCGACAAGTCGGCCTCGATCTCGGCACGGCAGCTTCAGGCGCGCGGGCGCTTGGACAGCGAACTGCGTGTGGAGGAACAGCGCTTGCTGAGCTTTCTTCAGCGCTCGGCGCGCTCCAGGGCGCGGCAGGCAAAATCGGTCGCAGAAGAGCGGCGAGCTTCCAGCTAA
- a CDS encoding RidA family protein yields MKHEIIEIPVISEAIRRLGAPTSALTRVGGFLYTCGMPPIDLKTGEIVRGDVTTQARACMDALSFTLRHAGSSLDNVFKSLVFITDNDLAAEMNAVYRAYFPGGFPARSCVAIKPWTHFDVEIECIATVG; encoded by the coding sequence ATGAAGCACGAAATCATTGAAATCCCCGTGATTTCCGAAGCAATCCGAAGACTGGGCGCGCCGACCTCCGCGTTGACCCGCGTTGGCGGTTTTCTCTATACGTGCGGAATGCCGCCGATCGACCTGAAGACAGGCGAGATCGTCAGGGGGGACGTGACCACCCAGGCGCGCGCCTGCATGGACGCGCTTTCGTTCACGCTCCGCCATGCCGGCTCCTCGCTCGACAACGTCTTCAAATCGCTCGTCTTTATCACCGATAACGATTTGGCGGCGGAGATGAATGCGGTTTATCGCGCGTATTTTCCTGGCGGCTTTCCGGCCCGCAGTTGCGTGGCGATCAAGCCCTGGACGCATTTCGATGTCGAGATCGAATGTATCGCGACCGTTGGATGA
- a CDS encoding CBS domain-containing protein produces the protein MRVSEIMTRDVHLASPNDTITAVARQMAENDIGFMPVGDDDRLIGMITDRDIVVRGVADGMDPQARVADIMTTDVKYCFDDDEVDDVARNMGDIQVRRLPVVNHDKQLVGIVSLADAAREQPQMAGTGLKGVTEPGGSHNQSNRSG, from the coding sequence ATGCGTGTATCGGAGATCATGACAAGAGACGTTCATCTTGCAAGCCCCAACGACACCATAACGGCTGTTGCGCGGCAGATGGCGGAAAACGATATCGGCTTCATGCCGGTCGGAGACGACGACCGCCTGATCGGCATGATAACGGACAGAGACATCGTCGTGCGCGGCGTTGCCGATGGTATGGACCCTCAGGCACGGGTGGCCGACATCATGACCACGGACGTGAAATATTGCTTCGACGACGATGAGGTGGACGATGTCGCGCGCAACATGGGCGACATCCAGGTTCGACGGCTGCCCGTCGTGAACCATGACAAGCAGCTGGTCGGGATAGTCTCGCTCGCCGACGCGGCCCGTGAACAACCGCAAATGGCCGGCACCGGCCTGAAGGGCGTGACCGAGCCCGGTGGATCCCACAACCAGTCCAATCGAAGCGGCTGA
- a CDS encoding DUF4168 domain-containing protein produces MITRYTLVASLTVAASSLMLLSPASALEIAQAQQAQPTQTQPDASGTSAPISDQKIEAFAVAYLQVDKVRQEYSTKIGATTDEAAKAKLQNEASQEMVKAVETAPNMSVEEYTTILKAAQSDPALAQKVQEKLQTSTPQQPQQQ; encoded by the coding sequence ATGATTACTCGCTATACACTCGTTGCATCGCTGACCGTTGCAGCCTCCAGCTTAATGCTTCTCAGCCCGGCTTCGGCGCTCGAAATCGCGCAGGCGCAACAGGCGCAGCCGACACAGACCCAACCCGACGCCAGCGGCACGAGCGCCCCGATCAGCGACCAGAAGATCGAGGCCTTCGCAGTGGCATATCTTCAGGTCGACAAGGTAAGGCAGGAGTACTCCACGAAAATCGGGGCTACCACCGACGAGGCTGCGAAGGCAAAGCTGCAGAACGAAGCCAGTCAGGAAATGGTCAAGGCGGTAGAGACCGCGCCGAACATGTCGGTGGAGGAATATACGACGATCTTGAAGGCTGCGCAGAGTGATCCGGCGCTTGCCCAGAAGGTTCAGGAAAAGCTCCAGACTTCGACGCCGCAGCAGCCGCAGCAGCAATAA